The Flavobacterium faecale genomic sequence TTTGGATTGAAAACGCAGATGAACTTAGTATCCTTGCACCGAAGAGCGTGGACAAATTATCGGCTATTGATGCCAGCTATGTTCATGATCGTATTCAGTTCATTCCAATAGCGAATTTTGATTTTTTAAATATTAAAAACAGTTTTTTGGCGGTTACAAAATTCCCCAAAATATGTTGGAAGATGTATAAGGCAATGCAACAAGCAGATCATATTCACCTTCGTTGCCCTGGTAATATAGGATTGCTGGGTTGTTTCGTTCAGATTTTATTTCCAAATAAAACAAAAACCGCAAAGTATGCAGGTAACTGGGATCCGAAGTCACCTCAACCATGGACATACAGATTACAATGCTGGCTGTTAAACAATAGCTTTTTAACTAGAAAAATGACTGTGTTGGTATATGGTGAATGGCAAAATCTATCAGAAAACAGTAAACCGTTCTTCACCGCCACCTACAGAGAGACTGAAAAAATAGAAATCCCAAAGAGAACATTTGATGGAACGATAAAATTCATATTTGTAGGGACTTTGGTTCAAGGGAAAAACCCATTGTATGCCATAAAATTAGTAGAACAATTACTTTCGAAAGGTGTAACGGCTACGTTAGAATTATACGGAGAAGGAGTGGAAAGACAAATGCTAGAAGACTACATTGTCAAGAACAAATTAGAAAACTCAATTACTTTAAAAGCAAATCAAAGTAGAGAAATACTCAAGCAAGCCTACCAAAACACTCATTTTGTACTATTACCTTCGGATAGTGAAGGATGGCCAAAAGCAATTGCTGAAGGAATGTTTTGGGGCGCTGTGCCTATTGCAACCGCTGTTTCTTGTGTGCCGTATATGCTTGATCACGGTCAAAGGGGTATTTTAATCGAAAAGAATTTAGAAAAAGATGTGGTAGACATTTTAGATCATATTAATAATGTTCAAAAATACCACACCGTTAGTGCCAAAGCATGGGCATGGTCACAGCAATTTACTATGGATAGATTTGAAATAGAAATTAAAAAATTTCTCCAATCATGAGAATTTTACAACTTATTGATTCTCTCGAAGCCGGCGGAGCTGAGCGTATGGCAGTTAATTATGGTAATGCACTGGCGAGCTGTATTGATTTTTCGGCAGTGGTATCAACTAGAGCCGAAGGACCTTTAAAAGCAGCACTTTTACCTACTACGCATTATTTTTTTCTAAATAAAAAAAGGGCACTCGATCCCAAGGCAATTTGGAAATTGAGACAGATAGTGAAGCGACATAAGGTCGAGATGGTGCATGCGCATAGTACGTCCATCGTGACTGCTTTTTTGCTTAAACTTTTTTGC encodes the following:
- a CDS encoding glycosyltransferase family 4 protein, with protein sequence MKFLIVTHVPHILTQNNYFAYAPYVNEMNIWIENADELSILAPKSVDKLSAIDASYVHDRIQFIPIANFDFLNIKNSFLAVTKFPKICWKMYKAMQQADHIHLRCPGNIGLLGCFVQILFPNKTKTAKYAGNWDPKSPQPWTYRLQCWLLNNSFLTRKMTVLVYGEWQNLSENSKPFFTATYRETEKIEIPKRTFDGTIKFIFVGTLVQGKNPLYAIKLVEQLLSKGVTATLELYGEGVERQMLEDYIVKNKLENSITLKANQSREILKQAYQNTHFVLLPSDSEGWPKAIAEGMFWGAVPIATAVSCVPYMLDHGQRGILIEKNLEKDVVDILDHINNVQKYHTVSAKAWAWSQQFTMDRFEIEIKKFLQS